In Tachyglossus aculeatus isolate mTacAcu1 unplaced genomic scaffold, mTacAcu1.pri scaffold_148_arrow_ctg1, whole genome shotgun sequence, a genomic segment contains:
- the LOC119923135 gene encoding olfactory receptor 14A16-like yields MSYDHNAAMCLPLCYEIIMDRACGKMAAASWLGGGLSGVIHTSVTFSLLFCDTNAIHQFFCDIPSLIRLSCSRRYIDEIAVMGLSVFLGLGCFVGIVVSYACIFRAVLRIPTAEGRAKAFSTCLPHLIVVILFLSISFFTYLKPPSDSTSTLDLLLSVFCAVVPPSPGMDKTIFQKEMANLTEVSEFFLLGFSEYVHYSLTDGREISLPGSAFQVKMVAALWLFGTMSALAHTITTFSVPIWRSNVLPQFFCDIPQLISLAGPDGNLQEFVTKTVSVGLTFGYFLSIVI; encoded by the exons atgtcctacgaccacaaCGCCGCCATGTGtctccccctgtgctacgagaTCATCATGGaccgggcctgtgggaagatggccgccgcctcctggctcggcggggggctgaGCGGAGTCATCCACACTTccgtgactttctccctcctcttctgtgacaccaacgccatccaccagttcttctgcgacatcccttccctcatcagGCTCTCCTGTTCCAGACGCTACATCGACGAGATCGCCGTTATGGGCCTCAGTgtgtttctgggcctcggttgtttCGTAGGCATCGTTGTCTCGTACGCATGCATCTtcagggccgtgctgaggattccgacggctgagggccgggccaaagccttctccacctgcttgcctcacctcatCGTCGTCATCTTGTTTCTCTCTATTTCCTTCTTTACCTatctcaagcctccctcagactccacctcgacgctggacctgctgttgtccgtgttctgtgccgtggtgcccccc TCTCCTGG GATGGATAAAaccatcttccagaaggaaatggccaatctcacagaGGTTTCGGAATTCTTccttctgggattctcggag TACGTCCACTACTCCCTGACCGACggtagagaaatctccctcccGGGCtctgctttccaagt gaagatggtggccgccttgTGGCTCTTTGGCACAATGAGCGCCTTGGCGCACACCATTACCACCTTCTCCGTCCCCATCTGGAGGTCCAACGTCCttcctcagttcttctgtgacatccctcagcTCATCAGTCTCGCGGGGCCCGatggaaatctccaggaattcGTGACAAAAACCGTCTCAGTCGGCCTCACCTTCGGTTATTTCCTCTCCATTGTCATCTAG
- the LOC119923136 gene encoding olfactory receptor 2G3-like: MYFFLSDLFLVNPCFTTSIIPQPLWNLQGPSKTITVVGCAVQLYVFLALERILLDIMALDHNAAVCRPFHYTTVMHPRLCWTPVGLAWLSWVGDTAIQATVIFHLPRCGHRRLPHFFSEMSAMLKLACVDVWANEVQLFVGILVLILLPLSLITVSYGSIVRAVLRIKSIRVWRKALGTCGSHLLVVTLFYGSNTVVYIWPNSSFSGTLDKFLTLFYTMVDPNDSCVNGDLIVISFLEVLS, encoded by the exons atgtacttcttcctgtctgACCTCTTCCTCGTGAACCCCTGCTTCACTACCAGCATCATCCCCCAGCCTCTGTGGAACCTCCAGGGCCCCTCCAAGACCATTACCGTGGTCGGTTGTGCAGTGCAGCTCTATGTCTTCCTGGCCTTGGAGCGCATCCTTCTGGACATCATGGCCTTGGACCATAACGCCGCCGTCTGCCGACCCTTTCACTACACTACCGTCATGCACCCGCGGCTCTGCTGGACACCGGTGGGATTAGCCTGGCTGAGCTGGGTGGGGGACACCGCGATTCAGGCCACCGTCATCTTCCACCTGCCCCGCTGCGGACACCGACGACTTCCCCACTTCTTCTCCGAGATGTCCGCCATGCTCAAGCTAGCCTGTGTGGACGTCTGGGCCAATGAGGTCCAACTCTTCGTGGGCATTCTGGTTCTGATTCTCCTGCCCTTGAGCCTGATCACGGTCTCCTATGGATCCATCGTCCGGGCCGTACTGAGGATCAAGTCCATCCGAGTCTGGAGGAAGGCCCTGGGCACCTGCGGATCCCACCTCCTGGTGGTCACTCTCTTCTACGGGTCCAACACCGTGGTCTACATCTGGCCCAACAGCTCCTTCTccgggactttggacaagttcctGACCCTCTTCTACACCATG GTGGACCCAAATGACTCCTGtgtcaatggggatttgatagtcaTTTCCTTTCTTGAGGttttatcatga